The following coding sequences lie in one Anoplolepis gracilipes chromosome 4, ASM4749672v1, whole genome shotgun sequence genomic window:
- the Aduk gene encoding serine/threonine-protein kinase ULK3 isoform X2, translating to MSLPTVSDYSMLEKIGTGSYATVYKAFKKGGSREIVAIKCVDKGSLSKSAIDNLVTEIKLLNVLKHEYIVEMKDFFWDEGFLQQLALALRYLRDHNVCHMDLKPQNLLLTRKPQLVLKVGDFGFAQYLSNSEHKFAIRGSPLYMAPEMLLKHKYDARVDLWSVGVIMYECLFGKAPYSSSSFQELAEKIKDSQPIEIPKTAHVSTMCKDLLMALLKHNPADRITYNEFFAHEFLDLEHAPTKENYDKAVALVHKAVEMDAEKNVKEAFYLYCEALRYFIPILTNESDLKRKEILRHRVNDYIRRAETLKVAFVDGNDEKCALSENKGNISALQRIPSSEGSSPFAYNELRILSKSTTGMTAALEIGEAAEQYLAEGSYALALEKFQSCLGVLVPLLGKEPLGRRRDLLYKQIQIWMKEAESTKGLLATKDIDSSQRTSDEQCVLQ from the exons ATGAGTCTGCCCACCGTGAGTGATTATTCTATGCTGGAAAAAATTGGCACCGGAAGCTATGCGACTGTGTACAAAGCATTTAAGAAG GGTGGGAGTCGAGAAATAGTCGCTATCAAGTGTGTGGATAAAGGCTCGCTCTCTAAATCAGCGATTGACAATCTCGTGACGGAGATCAAGCTGTTAAATGTCCTCAAACATGAGTATATCGTAGAGATGAAAGATTTTTTCTGGGACGAAGG ATTTCTACAACAGCTGGCATTAGCGTTGAGATATTTGCGCGATCATAATGTTTGTCACATGGATCTCAAACCACAAAATTTACTGTTAACGAGAAAACCTCAATTAGTCCTCAAGGTTGGAG ATTTTGGTTTCGCGCAGTATCTCTCAAATTCGGAGCACAAATTCGCGATACGTGGTTCGCCCCTTTACATGGCACCTGAAATGTTGTTGAAACATAAATATGACGCTCGCGTCGATCTGTGGAGTGTCGGGGTGATCATGTATGAATGTCTTTTCGGGAAAGCTCCCTATTCTAGCAGTAGCTTTCAGGAGCTAGCAGAAAAAATCAAGGATAGCCAACCTATTGAG ATACCAAAGACGGCTCATGTGTCGACTATGTGTAAGGATTTACTTATGGCTCTGTTGAAGCACAATCCTGCCGATCGAATAACGTATAACGAATTTTTCGCGCATGAATTTCTGGACTTAGAACACGCGCCAACGAAAGAAAATTACGATAAGGCAGTGGCATTGGTGCATAAAGCCGTTGAAATGGATGCTGAGAAGAATGTAAAAGAAGCATTTTATCTGTATTGCGAGGctcttagatattttattccaaTCTTAACAA ACGAAAGTGATCTAAAGCGAAAGGAAATATTACGACATCGTGTGAACGATTACATAAGGAGAGCAGAAACGCTTAAAGTGGCATTTGTAGATGGTAACGATGAAAAGTGTGCGCTATCtgaaaataaaggaaatatttcAGCCTTGCAAAGGATACCGTCTTCAGAGGGAAGCTCGCCATTCGCGTACAATGAATTac GAATTCTCAGTAAAAGTACCACAGGTATGACGGCTGCACTTGAGATAGGAGAAGCTGCTGAACAATATCTCGCTGAGGGTAGTTACGCCTTGGCTCTAGAAAAATTTCAGTCTTGTCTAGGTGTACTTGTGCCTTTATTGGGTAAGGAACCATTAGGCCGAAGAAGAGATTTGCTGTATAAACAG ATACAGATTTGGATGAAGGAAGCTGAAAGTACCAAAGGACTCTTAGCTACAAAAGATATAGATTCTTCGCAACGAACATCCGACGAGCAATGTGTACTACAGTAA
- the Aduk gene encoding serine/threonine-protein kinase ULK3 isoform X1, with protein MSLPTVSDYSMLEKIGTGSYATVYKAFKKGGSREIVAIKCVDKGSLSKSAIDNLVTEIKLLNVLKHEYIVEMKDFFWDEGHIYIVMEYCDGGDLSRFIKKKHKLAENVCRRFLQQLALALRYLRDHNVCHMDLKPQNLLLTRKPQLVLKVGDFGFAQYLSNSEHKFAIRGSPLYMAPEMLLKHKYDARVDLWSVGVIMYECLFGKAPYSSSSFQELAEKIKDSQPIEIPKTAHVSTMCKDLLMALLKHNPADRITYNEFFAHEFLDLEHAPTKENYDKAVALVHKAVEMDAEKNVKEAFYLYCEALRYFIPILTNESDLKRKEILRHRVNDYIRRAETLKVAFVDGNDEKCALSENKGNISALQRIPSSEGSSPFAYNELRILSKSTTGMTAALEIGEAAEQYLAEGSYALALEKFQSCLGVLVPLLGKEPLGRRRDLLYKQIQIWMKEAESTKGLLATKDIDSSQRTSDEQCVLQ; from the exons ATGAGTCTGCCCACCGTGAGTGATTATTCTATGCTGGAAAAAATTGGCACCGGAAGCTATGCGACTGTGTACAAAGCATTTAAGAAG GGTGGGAGTCGAGAAATAGTCGCTATCAAGTGTGTGGATAAAGGCTCGCTCTCTAAATCAGCGATTGACAATCTCGTGACGGAGATCAAGCTGTTAAATGTCCTCAAACATGAGTATATCGTAGAGATGAAAGATTTTTTCTGGGACGAAGG gcatatatatatcgtcATGGAGTACTGTGACGGTGGAGACTTGTCgagatttataaagaaaaagcaTAAATTAGCCGAAAATGTTTGTCGCAGATTTCTACAACAGCTGGCATTAGCGTTGAGATATTTGCGCGATCATAATGTTTGTCACATGGATCTCAAACCACAAAATTTACTGTTAACGAGAAAACCTCAATTAGTCCTCAAGGTTGGAG ATTTTGGTTTCGCGCAGTATCTCTCAAATTCGGAGCACAAATTCGCGATACGTGGTTCGCCCCTTTACATGGCACCTGAAATGTTGTTGAAACATAAATATGACGCTCGCGTCGATCTGTGGAGTGTCGGGGTGATCATGTATGAATGTCTTTTCGGGAAAGCTCCCTATTCTAGCAGTAGCTTTCAGGAGCTAGCAGAAAAAATCAAGGATAGCCAACCTATTGAG ATACCAAAGACGGCTCATGTGTCGACTATGTGTAAGGATTTACTTATGGCTCTGTTGAAGCACAATCCTGCCGATCGAATAACGTATAACGAATTTTTCGCGCATGAATTTCTGGACTTAGAACACGCGCCAACGAAAGAAAATTACGATAAGGCAGTGGCATTGGTGCATAAAGCCGTTGAAATGGATGCTGAGAAGAATGTAAAAGAAGCATTTTATCTGTATTGCGAGGctcttagatattttattccaaTCTTAACAA ACGAAAGTGATCTAAAGCGAAAGGAAATATTACGACATCGTGTGAACGATTACATAAGGAGAGCAGAAACGCTTAAAGTGGCATTTGTAGATGGTAACGATGAAAAGTGTGCGCTATCtgaaaataaaggaaatatttcAGCCTTGCAAAGGATACCGTCTTCAGAGGGAAGCTCGCCATTCGCGTACAATGAATTac GAATTCTCAGTAAAAGTACCACAGGTATGACGGCTGCACTTGAGATAGGAGAAGCTGCTGAACAATATCTCGCTGAGGGTAGTTACGCCTTGGCTCTAGAAAAATTTCAGTCTTGTCTAGGTGTACTTGTGCCTTTATTGGGTAAGGAACCATTAGGCCGAAGAAGAGATTTGCTGTATAAACAG ATACAGATTTGGATGAAGGAAGCTGAAAGTACCAAAGGACTCTTAGCTACAAAAGATATAGATTCTTCGCAACGAACATCCGACGAGCAATGTGTACTACAGTAA
- the Aduk gene encoding serine/threonine-protein kinase ULK3 isoform X5: MRLCTKHLRRFLQQLALALRYLRDHNVCHMDLKPQNLLLTRKPQLVLKVGDFGFAQYLSNSEHKFAIRGSPLYMAPEMLLKHKYDARVDLWSVGVIMYECLFGKAPYSSSSFQELAEKIKDSQPIEIPKTAHVSTMCKDLLMALLKHNPADRITYNEFFAHEFLDLEHAPTKENYDKAVALVHKAVEMDAEKNVKEAFYLYCEALRYFIPILTNESDLKRKEILRHRVNDYIRRAETLKVAFVDGNDEKCALSENKGNISALQRIPSSEGSSPFAYNELRILSKSTTGMTAALEIGEAAEQYLAEGSYALALEKFQSCLGVLVPLLGKEPLGRRRDLLYKQIQIWMKEAESTKGLLATKDIDSSQRTSDEQCVLQ; this comes from the exons ATGCGACTGTGTACAAAGCATTTAAGAAG ATTTCTACAACAGCTGGCATTAGCGTTGAGATATTTGCGCGATCATAATGTTTGTCACATGGATCTCAAACCACAAAATTTACTGTTAACGAGAAAACCTCAATTAGTCCTCAAGGTTGGAG ATTTTGGTTTCGCGCAGTATCTCTCAAATTCGGAGCACAAATTCGCGATACGTGGTTCGCCCCTTTACATGGCACCTGAAATGTTGTTGAAACATAAATATGACGCTCGCGTCGATCTGTGGAGTGTCGGGGTGATCATGTATGAATGTCTTTTCGGGAAAGCTCCCTATTCTAGCAGTAGCTTTCAGGAGCTAGCAGAAAAAATCAAGGATAGCCAACCTATTGAG ATACCAAAGACGGCTCATGTGTCGACTATGTGTAAGGATTTACTTATGGCTCTGTTGAAGCACAATCCTGCCGATCGAATAACGTATAACGAATTTTTCGCGCATGAATTTCTGGACTTAGAACACGCGCCAACGAAAGAAAATTACGATAAGGCAGTGGCATTGGTGCATAAAGCCGTTGAAATGGATGCTGAGAAGAATGTAAAAGAAGCATTTTATCTGTATTGCGAGGctcttagatattttattccaaTCTTAACAA ACGAAAGTGATCTAAAGCGAAAGGAAATATTACGACATCGTGTGAACGATTACATAAGGAGAGCAGAAACGCTTAAAGTGGCATTTGTAGATGGTAACGATGAAAAGTGTGCGCTATCtgaaaataaaggaaatatttcAGCCTTGCAAAGGATACCGTCTTCAGAGGGAAGCTCGCCATTCGCGTACAATGAATTac GAATTCTCAGTAAAAGTACCACAGGTATGACGGCTGCACTTGAGATAGGAGAAGCTGCTGAACAATATCTCGCTGAGGGTAGTTACGCCTTGGCTCTAGAAAAATTTCAGTCTTGTCTAGGTGTACTTGTGCCTTTATTGGGTAAGGAACCATTAGGCCGAAGAAGAGATTTGCTGTATAAACAG ATACAGATTTGGATGAAGGAAGCTGAAAGTACCAAAGGACTCTTAGCTACAAAAGATATAGATTCTTCGCAACGAACATCCGACGAGCAATGTGTACTACAGTAA
- the Aduk gene encoding serine/threonine-protein kinase ULK3 isoform X3 yields MRLYDIITHIYIVMEYCDGGDLSRFIKKKHKLAENVCRRFLQQLALALRYLRDHNVCHMDLKPQNLLLTRKPQLVLKVGDFGFAQYLSNSEHKFAIRGSPLYMAPEMLLKHKYDARVDLWSVGVIMYECLFGKAPYSSSSFQELAEKIKDSQPIEIPKTAHVSTMCKDLLMALLKHNPADRITYNEFFAHEFLDLEHAPTKENYDKAVALVHKAVEMDAEKNVKEAFYLYCEALRYFIPILTNESDLKRKEILRHRVNDYIRRAETLKVAFVDGNDEKCALSENKGNISALQRIPSSEGSSPFAYNELRILSKSTTGMTAALEIGEAAEQYLAEGSYALALEKFQSCLGVLVPLLGKEPLGRRRDLLYKQIQIWMKEAESTKGLLATKDIDSSQRTSDEQCVLQ; encoded by the exons ATGAGACTTTACGATATTATAAC gcatatatatatcgtcATGGAGTACTGTGACGGTGGAGACTTGTCgagatttataaagaaaaagcaTAAATTAGCCGAAAATGTTTGTCGCAGATTTCTACAACAGCTGGCATTAGCGTTGAGATATTTGCGCGATCATAATGTTTGTCACATGGATCTCAAACCACAAAATTTACTGTTAACGAGAAAACCTCAATTAGTCCTCAAGGTTGGAG ATTTTGGTTTCGCGCAGTATCTCTCAAATTCGGAGCACAAATTCGCGATACGTGGTTCGCCCCTTTACATGGCACCTGAAATGTTGTTGAAACATAAATATGACGCTCGCGTCGATCTGTGGAGTGTCGGGGTGATCATGTATGAATGTCTTTTCGGGAAAGCTCCCTATTCTAGCAGTAGCTTTCAGGAGCTAGCAGAAAAAATCAAGGATAGCCAACCTATTGAG ATACCAAAGACGGCTCATGTGTCGACTATGTGTAAGGATTTACTTATGGCTCTGTTGAAGCACAATCCTGCCGATCGAATAACGTATAACGAATTTTTCGCGCATGAATTTCTGGACTTAGAACACGCGCCAACGAAAGAAAATTACGATAAGGCAGTGGCATTGGTGCATAAAGCCGTTGAAATGGATGCTGAGAAGAATGTAAAAGAAGCATTTTATCTGTATTGCGAGGctcttagatattttattccaaTCTTAACAA ACGAAAGTGATCTAAAGCGAAAGGAAATATTACGACATCGTGTGAACGATTACATAAGGAGAGCAGAAACGCTTAAAGTGGCATTTGTAGATGGTAACGATGAAAAGTGTGCGCTATCtgaaaataaaggaaatatttcAGCCTTGCAAAGGATACCGTCTTCAGAGGGAAGCTCGCCATTCGCGTACAATGAATTac GAATTCTCAGTAAAAGTACCACAGGTATGACGGCTGCACTTGAGATAGGAGAAGCTGCTGAACAATATCTCGCTGAGGGTAGTTACGCCTTGGCTCTAGAAAAATTTCAGTCTTGTCTAGGTGTACTTGTGCCTTTATTGGGTAAGGAACCATTAGGCCGAAGAAGAGATTTGCTGTATAAACAG ATACAGATTTGGATGAAGGAAGCTGAAAGTACCAAAGGACTCTTAGCTACAAAAGATATAGATTCTTCGCAACGAACATCCGACGAGCAATGTGTACTACAGTAA
- the Aduk gene encoding serine/threonine-protein kinase ULK3 isoform X6, whose amino-acid sequence MRLYDIITFLQQLALALRYLRDHNVCHMDLKPQNLLLTRKPQLVLKVGDFGFAQYLSNSEHKFAIRGSPLYMAPEMLLKHKYDARVDLWSVGVIMYECLFGKAPYSSSSFQELAEKIKDSQPIEIPKTAHVSTMCKDLLMALLKHNPADRITYNEFFAHEFLDLEHAPTKENYDKAVALVHKAVEMDAEKNVKEAFYLYCEALRYFIPILTNESDLKRKEILRHRVNDYIRRAETLKVAFVDGNDEKCALSENKGNISALQRIPSSEGSSPFAYNELRILSKSTTGMTAALEIGEAAEQYLAEGSYALALEKFQSCLGVLVPLLGKEPLGRRRDLLYKQIQIWMKEAESTKGLLATKDIDSSQRTSDEQCVLQ is encoded by the exons ATGAGACTTTACGATATTATAAC ATTTCTACAACAGCTGGCATTAGCGTTGAGATATTTGCGCGATCATAATGTTTGTCACATGGATCTCAAACCACAAAATTTACTGTTAACGAGAAAACCTCAATTAGTCCTCAAGGTTGGAG ATTTTGGTTTCGCGCAGTATCTCTCAAATTCGGAGCACAAATTCGCGATACGTGGTTCGCCCCTTTACATGGCACCTGAAATGTTGTTGAAACATAAATATGACGCTCGCGTCGATCTGTGGAGTGTCGGGGTGATCATGTATGAATGTCTTTTCGGGAAAGCTCCCTATTCTAGCAGTAGCTTTCAGGAGCTAGCAGAAAAAATCAAGGATAGCCAACCTATTGAG ATACCAAAGACGGCTCATGTGTCGACTATGTGTAAGGATTTACTTATGGCTCTGTTGAAGCACAATCCTGCCGATCGAATAACGTATAACGAATTTTTCGCGCATGAATTTCTGGACTTAGAACACGCGCCAACGAAAGAAAATTACGATAAGGCAGTGGCATTGGTGCATAAAGCCGTTGAAATGGATGCTGAGAAGAATGTAAAAGAAGCATTTTATCTGTATTGCGAGGctcttagatattttattccaaTCTTAACAA ACGAAAGTGATCTAAAGCGAAAGGAAATATTACGACATCGTGTGAACGATTACATAAGGAGAGCAGAAACGCTTAAAGTGGCATTTGTAGATGGTAACGATGAAAAGTGTGCGCTATCtgaaaataaaggaaatatttcAGCCTTGCAAAGGATACCGTCTTCAGAGGGAAGCTCGCCATTCGCGTACAATGAATTac GAATTCTCAGTAAAAGTACCACAGGTATGACGGCTGCACTTGAGATAGGAGAAGCTGCTGAACAATATCTCGCTGAGGGTAGTTACGCCTTGGCTCTAGAAAAATTTCAGTCTTGTCTAGGTGTACTTGTGCCTTTATTGGGTAAGGAACCATTAGGCCGAAGAAGAGATTTGCTGTATAAACAG ATACAGATTTGGATGAAGGAAGCTGAAAGTACCAAAGGACTCTTAGCTACAAAAGATATAGATTCTTCGCAACGAACATCCGACGAGCAATGTGTACTACAGTAA
- the Aduk gene encoding serine/threonine-protein kinase ULK3 isoform X4 yields MEYCDGGDLSRFIKKKHKLAENVCRRFLQQLALALRYLRDHNVCHMDLKPQNLLLTRKPQLVLKVGDFGFAQYLSNSEHKFAIRGSPLYMAPEMLLKHKYDARVDLWSVGVIMYECLFGKAPYSSSSFQELAEKIKDSQPIEIPKTAHVSTMCKDLLMALLKHNPADRITYNEFFAHEFLDLEHAPTKENYDKAVALVHKAVEMDAEKNVKEAFYLYCEALRYFIPILTNESDLKRKEILRHRVNDYIRRAETLKVAFVDGNDEKCALSENKGNISALQRIPSSEGSSPFAYNELRILSKSTTGMTAALEIGEAAEQYLAEGSYALALEKFQSCLGVLVPLLGKEPLGRRRDLLYKQIQIWMKEAESTKGLLATKDIDSSQRTSDEQCVLQ; encoded by the exons ATGGAGTACTGTGACGGTGGAGACTTGTCgagatttataaagaaaaagcaTAAATTAGCCGAAAATGTTTGTCGCAGATTTCTACAACAGCTGGCATTAGCGTTGAGATATTTGCGCGATCATAATGTTTGTCACATGGATCTCAAACCACAAAATTTACTGTTAACGAGAAAACCTCAATTAGTCCTCAAGGTTGGAG ATTTTGGTTTCGCGCAGTATCTCTCAAATTCGGAGCACAAATTCGCGATACGTGGTTCGCCCCTTTACATGGCACCTGAAATGTTGTTGAAACATAAATATGACGCTCGCGTCGATCTGTGGAGTGTCGGGGTGATCATGTATGAATGTCTTTTCGGGAAAGCTCCCTATTCTAGCAGTAGCTTTCAGGAGCTAGCAGAAAAAATCAAGGATAGCCAACCTATTGAG ATACCAAAGACGGCTCATGTGTCGACTATGTGTAAGGATTTACTTATGGCTCTGTTGAAGCACAATCCTGCCGATCGAATAACGTATAACGAATTTTTCGCGCATGAATTTCTGGACTTAGAACACGCGCCAACGAAAGAAAATTACGATAAGGCAGTGGCATTGGTGCATAAAGCCGTTGAAATGGATGCTGAGAAGAATGTAAAAGAAGCATTTTATCTGTATTGCGAGGctcttagatattttattccaaTCTTAACAA ACGAAAGTGATCTAAAGCGAAAGGAAATATTACGACATCGTGTGAACGATTACATAAGGAGAGCAGAAACGCTTAAAGTGGCATTTGTAGATGGTAACGATGAAAAGTGTGCGCTATCtgaaaataaaggaaatatttcAGCCTTGCAAAGGATACCGTCTTCAGAGGGAAGCTCGCCATTCGCGTACAATGAATTac GAATTCTCAGTAAAAGTACCACAGGTATGACGGCTGCACTTGAGATAGGAGAAGCTGCTGAACAATATCTCGCTGAGGGTAGTTACGCCTTGGCTCTAGAAAAATTTCAGTCTTGTCTAGGTGTACTTGTGCCTTTATTGGGTAAGGAACCATTAGGCCGAAGAAGAGATTTGCTGTATAAACAG ATACAGATTTGGATGAAGGAAGCTGAAAGTACCAAAGGACTCTTAGCTACAAAAGATATAGATTCTTCGCAACGAACATCCGACGAGCAATGTGTACTACAGTAA
- the Ari-1 gene encoding E3 ubiquitin-protein ligase ariadne-1 — protein MDSEEETLYDDVDSGNESSGDDVDFAMEIESGNPRERATDVDEYPFEVLSTEEIVQHMVDSIKEVNTVVEIPATTTRILLNHFKWDKEKLMERFYDGDQDKLFAEARVINPFRKGPLISRSRSSQSSLSKRMTNGTEECGICFMILPSSMMTGLECGHRFCTGCWGEYLTTKIMEEGVGQTIACAAHACDILVDDASVMRLVKDSKVKLKYQHLITNSFVECNRLLRWCPSPDCNNAVKVQYVEARPVTCKCGHIFCFHCGENWHDPVKCHLLRKWIKKCDDDSETSNWIAANTKECPKCNVTIEKDGGCNHMVCKNQNCKTEFCWVCLGPWEPHGSSWYNCNRYDEEEAKVARNAQEKSRSALQRYLFYCNRYMNHMQSLKFESKLYASVKEKMEEMQQHNMSWIEVQFLKKAVDILCSCRQTLMYTYVFAYYVKKNNQSVIFEDNQKDLESATECLSEYLERDITSENLADIKQKVQDKYRYCDSRRKVLLEHVHEGYEKEWWDYKE, from the exons atgGATTCGGAAGAAGAAACACTCTACGACGACGTTGATTCTGGTAATGAATCAAGCGGCGATGATGTTGACTTTGCCATGGAAATAGAATCTGGTAATCCACGTGAACGAGCTACCGATGTAGATGAATATCCTTTTGAAGTACTTTCTACTGAAGAGATTGTACAACACATGGTCGATTCCATAAAGGAAGTCAACACTGTTGTTGAA ATACCAGCAACAACTacacgtatattattaaatcattttaaatgggataaggaaaaattaatgGAGCGTTTTTATGATGGCGATCAAGACAAATTATTTGCCGAAGCACGTGTCATTAATCCATTTAGAAAGGGTCCTTTAATAAGTAGAAGTCGATCTTCGCAGAGTTCTTTG TCCAAAAGAATGACAAATGGAACAGAGGAATGTGGAATCTGTTTTATGATCTTACCATCTTCT atGATGACTGGTCTCGAATGTGGGCATCGTTTCTGTACTGGTTGCTGGGGAGAATATTTGACGACTAAAATCATGGAAGAAGGAGTTGGACAAACAATTGCGTGTGCTGCTCATGCTTGCGATATTTTAGTAGATGATGCCAGTGTTATGCGGCTTGTCAAAGATTccaaagttaaattaaaatatcaacatTTAATCACCAATAGTTTTGtcgaa TGTAATAGGTTATTGAGATGGTGTCCTTCTCCCGATTGTAATAATGCAGTTAAAGTGCAGTATGTAGAAGCAAGACCAGTTACTTGTAAATGTGGACATATTTTCTGTTTTCACTGTGGTGAAAATTGGCATGATCCTGTAAAGTGTCATTTACTTCGAAAATGGATCAAAAAGTGTGATGATGATTCTGAAACATCAAATTGGATTGCTGCTAATACAAAGGAATGTCCTAAATGCAATGTTACAATCGAGAAAGACGGCGGATGTAATCACATGGTTtgcaaaaatcaaaattgtaaaactGAATTTTGTTGGGTGTGTCTTGGACCATGGGAACCACATGGTTCTAGCTGGTATAATTGTAATCGCTACGATGAAGAGGAAGCTAAAGTAGCTAGAAATGCACAAGAAAAATCCAGATCAGCTTTacagagatatttattttattgtaatagatATATGAATCACATGCAATCGCTAAAATTTGAGAGTAAATTGTATGCTAGTGTGAAAGAGAAGATGGAAGAAATGCAACAGCATAACATGTCATGGATTGAG gtacaatttttgaaaaaagcaGTCGACATTTTGTGTTCCTGTAGACAGACTCTCATGTATACTTATGTCTTTGCTTATTACGTGAAAAAGAATAATCAGTCTGTGATTTTTGAAGATAACCAAAAGGATTTAGAGAGTGCCACAGAATGCCTCTCTGAATATCTCGAAAGGGATATTACAAGTGAAAATCTTGcagatattaaacaaaaagttCAGGATAAATATAG ataCTGCGATAGTCGAAGAAAAGTGCTTTTAGAACATGTCCATGAAGGGTATGAAAAAGAATGGTGGGATTACAAGGAATAG
- the LOC140665165 gene encoding uncharacterized protein, translating into MAGDDGTTMNNEILGTRGSAEEGQGTSTREELHSRVGGIPECDPPGNKNSSNERAVAAAAAAAADDNEDGVCRYAVGAANRAMSFFEMCQIRLQHLFPQLGPPPRYNIHDDSIESTAESLANDVIRYLLKEDIYLISQDPVSRSMRHNVYQMLNKHSILFTSMVNRLNVVPDTAYETFMGVANELFLHGVITWARIVCLYAFMGRLALWARDRRMHSLKKKLPLYVSRYVGENITHFIKGYDGWEQLCIEYPVAEEISGAIWRSLLMTGATLGLIATILSVTS; encoded by the exons ATGGCCGGCGACGACGGAACAACGATGAACAATGAGATTCTTGGTACACGGGGTAGCGCGGAGGAGGGGCAGGGTACGTCAACGCGAGAGGAGCTGCATTCCAGAGTGGGCGGCATTCCGGAATGCGATCCCCCCGGTAACAAGAATTCGTCGAACGAGCGAGCTGTGGCCGCTGCCGCCGCAGCTGCAGCCGACGACAACGAGGACGGTGTCTGCCGATATGCGGTCGGCGCTGCTAATCGCGCTATGTCTTTCTTCGAAATGTGTCAG ATTCGACTTCAACATCTCTTCCCACAACTAGGCCCACCACCAAGATACAATATCCATGATGATTCCATAGAATCGACCGCCGAGAGTCTAGCCAACGATGTAATACGGTACTTGTTAAAAGAAGATATCTATCTTATATCCCAGGATCCAGTGTCTCGTAGCATGAGGCACAATGTATATCAAATGCTCAACAAACATAGCATTCTCTTTACAAGTATGGTAAATCGTTTAAATGTTGTTCCGGATACTGCGTACGAAACGTTTATGGGAGTTGCCAATGAATTGTTTTTACATGGCGTTATTACATGGGCTAGAATTGTTTGCTTATACGCTTTTATGGGCAGATTAGCTTTATGGGCTAGAGACAGAAGAATGCACAgtcttaaaaagaaattgccGCTATACGTTTCTAGATACGTCGgtgaaaatataacacattttattaaaggCTACGATGGGTGG GAACAATTATGCATTGAATATCCTGTGGCTGAAGAAATTAGCGGAGCAATTTGGAGAAGTTTATTAATGACAGGAGCCACTCTTGGTTTAATCGCTACAATCTTGTCGGTGACTTCCTGA